Within the Streptomyces sp. NBC_00353 genome, the region GCCCCTGACCAACAGGAAGGGCTGGGTCCGCTCCACCCGCTACCGCTACCCCGGCCCCCGCCCCACCGTCTCCGCCGAATCGGACGGGCGGCTCGCCGTCTACGGGGTACTGGGGCTGCGGTTGGTGCGGTGGCGCGAGAGCGCCCCCGGCAGCGGGGTCTGGGACGGGCCCGACGATCTCGGCGGCGGGCCCTTCGCGCCGGTACTGGGCCAGGCCGTGACGGCGGACGGCAGGCTGCTCCTGTTCGGGCTGCGCTTCGCGGCGCTCGGCGGGCACGGGGCGGCGAACCAACGGGAGATCGCGCTCCTGGAACAGAGCTCCCGGGGCGGCGCCTTCCGCGCCTGGCGCGGACTGGGCAACCCGGAACCGGCACCGGACCGGGGCCGCCGGATCGGCGTCCCGGTGGCGGTGACCGCACCCGACGGGCGGGTCCATCTCTTCGTACGGAACGCCGACAAGGGCGTGAGCACACGGGTACGGGCCGCGTTCGGCCGGTGGGGCGAGTGGACGGACCTGGGCGGCGGCGAGGTCCAGGACGGGTTGAGCGCCGTGGTGGACGGCCACGGCCTGGTCCATGTCCACGGCGCCGGTCATCACGCGGTGCACCACTGGAGGCAGGAGACACCCGGAGCGCGGCTGACCGTCCAGCGGCAGATCGACGGGGCGCCGGTGCCGGGCGACGGGCCCGCCGCTCGCATCACCACGGACGGTTCCGTCGAACTGCTGTACCGGGCGGCGGCGCGGGCTCGGCTGACGGCCGTCACCGGGGGTGCGGCGGTGGAGCGGACGGACTTCGACGGGTACGGGCCGGTGAGCGTCGCCGACTCGCCGCTCGGGCCGGTGCTGCTGGGCCGCACCGAGGAGGGCCGGATCCAGTTGCGTACGAGCGAACGGCTGTCGGTACGCGTGGAAGGGCCGGTGGCACTGGACGGTCCCGCCCTGTACGTCGCGGGCCTGGGACGCCCGGCAGTCGTCGGCCTGGGCCCGGACGCCGCCCCCCGGCTCTGGCGTCCGTGACCGCGTGCACCGGGGAATGACGAAGGGCCCCGGTCCACCGCTTGCGCGGCGGGCCGGGGCCCTCCTCGGTGCTCTGTGCGGAGCAACCAGGTCAGACCGTCAAGTAATTACTTGAGGATCTTGGTGACCTGGCCGGCGCCCACGGTCCGGCCACCCTCACGGATGGCGAACTTCAGGCCCTCTTCCATGGCGACCGGCTGGATCAGCACGACGTTCATGACGGTGTTGTCGCCCGGCATGACCATCTCGGTGCCCTCGGGAAGGGTCACAACGCCCGTCACGTCCGTGGTACGGAAGTAGAACTGCGGGCGGTAGTTGTTGAAGAACGGGGTGTGACGGCCACCCTCGTCCTTCGACAGGATGTACGACTGGGCCTCGAACTCGGTGTGCGGCGTGACCGAACCGGGCTTGATGATGACCTGGCCGCGCTCGACGTCCTCGCGCTTGATGCCACGGAGGAGCAGACCGACGTTCTCACCGGCCTGGCCCTCGTCGAGCAGCTTGCGGAACATCTCGATGCCGGTGACCGTGGTGGTGGTCTTCTCCTGCTTGATACCGACGATGTCGACGGTCTCGTTGACCTTCAGGACACCACGCTCGATACGACCGGTGACGACGGTGCCACGACCGGTGATCGTGAAGACGTCCTCGATCGGCATCAGGAACGGCTTGTCGACGTCACGCTCGGGCTGCGGGATCGCCTCGTCGACGGCGGCCATCAGGTTCAGGACCGACTGGCCCCACTCCTTGTCGCCCTCGAGCGCCTTGAGCGCCGAGACCTTGACGACCGGCAGGTCGTCGCCCGGGAACTCGTACTCGGAGAGGAGCTCACGGACCTCGAGCTCGACGAGCTCCAGGATCTCCTCGTCGTCCACCATGTCGGCCTTGTTCAGGGCGACAACGATGTACGGAACGCCGACCTGGCGGGCCAGGAGCACGTGCTCCTTGGTCTGCGGCATCGGGCCGTCGGTGGCGGCGACCACGAGGATGGCGCCGTCCATCTGCGCCGCACCCGTGATCATGTTCTTGATGTAGTCGGCGTGACCCGGGCAGTCGACGTGCGCGTAGTGACGCGACTCCGTCTGGTACTCGACGTGCGCGATCGAGATCGTGATACCGCGCTGGCGCTCCTCAGGAGCCTTGTCGATCTGGTCGAAGGCCGAGGCCTCGTTCAGGTCCGGGTACGCGTCGTGCAGCACCTTGGTAATGGCGGCCGTGAGGGTCGTCTTACCGTGGTCAATGTGACCGATGGTGCCGATGTTGACGTGCGGCTTAGTCCGCTCGAACTTCGCCTTCGCCACTGGGTCCTCCTGTGGAGTGGTTCTGTACGCCTTGCTTCATCGGCGCCAGGTGATCTTTGCTGGGATGCCGGGGCCGGGGGCATTCACCGCATTGCTTGCGCTCTGCGGCGAATGCCCCACCAGGCTCCGGTGACAAGCCTAAAGCGTGAGCTCGGGAGAGTTACTCGCCCTTGGCCTTCGCGATGATCTCCTCGGCGACGTTCCGCGGAACCTCGGCGTAGGAGTCGAACTGCATCGAGTAGCTTGCGCGACCCGAGGTCTTGCTGCGGAGGTCTCCGACGTAGCCGAACATCTCCGAGAGGGGCACGAGGCCCTTCACGACGCGAGCGCCGCTGCGCTCCTCCATGGCCTGGATCTGGCCACGGCGGGAGTTGAGGTCACCGATGACATCGCCCATGTAGTCCTCGGGCGTGGTGACCTCGACGGCCATCATCGGCTCGAGGAGCACGGGGGACGCCTTGCGGGCACCCTCCTTGAACGCCTGCGAACCGGCGATCTTGAAGGCGAGCTCCGAGGAGTCGACCTCGTGGTAACCACCGTCGAGGAGGGTGACGCGAACGCCGACCATCTCGTAACCGGCCAGGATGCCGAACTGCATGGCTTCCTGAGCACCCGCGTCCACCGAGGGGATGTACTCACGGGGGATGCGGCCACCGGTGACCTTGTTGACGAACTCGTAGGACGCGTCGCCACCCTCGATGGGCTCAAGGGCGATCTGCACCTTCGCGAACTGGCCGGTACCACCAGTCTGCTTCTTGTGCGTGTAGTCGATGCGCTCGACGGCCTTGCGGATCGTCTCGCGGTACGCGACCTGCGGCTTGCCGACGTTCGCCTCGACGCGGAACTCGCGCTTCATGCGGTCGACGAGCACCTCGAGGTGAAGCTCGCCCATACCACCGATGATGGTCTGGCCGGTCTCCTCGTCGGAGTGCACCTGGAAGGACGGGTCCTCCTCGGAGAGGCGCTGGATGGCGACACCCAGCTTCTCCTGGTCACCCTTGGACTTGGGCTCGATGGCGACCTGAATGACCGGCGCCGGGAAGTCCATGGACTCCAGGATCACCGGGTTCTTGTCGTCACACAGCGTCTCACCGGTGGTGGTCTGCTTCAGGCCCATGACGGCGATGATGTCACCGGCGCCCACCGACGCGATCTCCTCACGCTTGTTCGCGTGCATGCGGTAGATCTTGCCGATGCGCTCCTTCTTGCCCTTGACCGAGTTCAGCACCGCGGTGCCGGCCTCGAGGCGACCGGAGTAGATCCGGACGAAGGTGAGCTTGCCGAGGTGCGGGTCGCTAGCGATCTTGAACGCCAGGCCGGAGAACGGCTCGTCGTCCGAGGGCTTGCGCTTGACGACAACCTCGGGGTCCTTGACGTCGTGGCCCTCGATGGCCTCGACGTCCAGGGGGGAAGGCAGGTAGCGGACGACCGCGTCGAGCAGGGGCTGGACGCCCTTGTTCTTGAACGCCGTGCCACAGAACACCGGGGTGACGGTGACGGAGCCCGCGCCGCCCTTCGATGCGAGGGTGATCCGACGGATCGCCTCGTGCAGCTGCTCCTCGGTGGGCTCGACGCCCTCCAGGTACAGCTCCATCATCTGGTCGTCGTTCTCGGAAACGGCCTCGAGCAGCTTGCCGCGCCACTCCTGAGCCGCCTCGATGTGGGTGTCCGGGATGTCGACGGTGTCGTACATCTCGCCCTTGATGGCCTCTTCCGGCCACACGAAGGCCTTCATCGACACGAGGTCGACGACGCCCTTGAAGTCGGCTTCGGCACCGATGGGGAGCTGCATGACGAGCGGGACCGCACCGAGGCGGTCGACGATCATGTCGACGCAGCGGTGGAACTCGGCACCCGTGCGGTCGAGCTTGTTGACGAAGCAGATACGCGGCACGCCGTAGCGGTCCGCCTGACGCCAAACGGTCTCGGACTGCGGCTCGACGCCGGCAACACCGTCGAACACGGTGACAGCGCCGTCGAGGACGCGGAGCGAACGCTCCACCTCGACGGTGAAGTCGACGTGACCCGGGGTGTCGATGATGTTGATGGTGTGGTCAACATCATTGAGCGGCCAGTGACAGGTCGTCGCGGCGGACGTGATCGTGATGCCGCGCTCCTGCTCCTGCTCCATCCAGTCCATCGTGGCAGCGCCGTCGTGGACTTCACCGATCTTGTACGAAACACCGGTGTAGAACAGGATCCGCTCAGTGGTGGTCGTCTTGCCCGCGTCGATGTGGGCCATGATCCCAATGTTGCGGACCTTGGCCAGGTCAAGCGAAGTGGTGGCCATAAGGCTCAATCTTCTCTCGGTCTCGATGTGGGTAGCGACTACCAGCGGTAGTGCGCGAAGGCCTTGTTGGACTCGGCCATCTTGTGGGTGTCCTCGCGCTTCTTGACGGCAGCGCCAAGACCGTTGGAGGCGTCGAGCAGCTCGTTCATGAGGCGCTCGGTCATCGTCTTCTCGCGGCGGGCGCGGGAGTAACCCACGACCCAGCGGAGCGCGAGGGTGGCGGCGCGACCGGGCTTGACCTCGATCGGCACCTGGTAGGTGGCGCCACCGACACGGCGGGACTTGACCTCGAGCGAGGGCTTGACGTTCTCAAGCGCGCGCTTCAGCGTGATGACCGGGTCGTTGCCGGTCTTCTCGCGGAGGCCTTCCATGGCGCCGTACACGATCCGCTCGGCAGTGGAACGCTTGCCGTTGAGCAGGATCTTGTTGATCAGCGAGGTGACAAGAGGAGAACCGTAGACCGGGTCGATGATGACCGGGCGCTTCGGGGCGGGGCCCTTACGAGGCATTCTTACTTCTCCTTCTTGGCGCCGTAGCGGCTGCGGGCCTGCTTGCGGTTCTTGACACCCTGGGTGTCAAGGGAGCCGCGGATGATCTTGTAACGAACACCCGGCAGGTCCTTCACACGGCCACCACGCACGAGCACGATGGAGTGCTCCTGCAGGTTGTGTCCCTCACCCGGGATGTAGGCCGTGACCTCGATGCCGGAGGTCAGACGCACACGCGCGACCTTACGGAGTGCCGAGTTCGGCTTCTTCGGGGTGGTCGTGAACACACGCGTGCAGACGCCGCGGCGCTGGGGCGAACCCTCGAGCGCGGGCGTCTTGTTCTTCTCGACCTTGTCCTGCCGGCCCTTCCGGACCAGCTGCTGGATCGTAGGCACTACTTCTCCGGTTTCTGTGTGCCGTTCGTGAAACTAACCTGGAACGTCGCCGACCCACGCGGTCGGGTGTGTCGAATGCTGCAGGCTTCTGCCCTGGGGCAGAAGGGGCGCAGATTGCGGTGGCCAAAGACAGGCTCGCCATGCGGTTGAGGACACGCACACGAGCCCAGGCACACCCCAGGCACAAGGTCTGAGCGTACCTACCTCACGGACTCCGGTCAAAACAAATGCTGTCCACGACGACGGGGCCGCGCGTGACATTCCCGACAGTACCTCTGTTCCGGTACCGACGGGCAACGCCGCAGGGCGGCCACCCCGTACGAAACGGAGTGACCGCCCTGCGGACGGGACATGCGCCTTACTGGTTGTACGGACCGTAGTCGTAGTCCTCCAGCGGAACGGCCTGGCCGGAGCCCGTGCCGAACGGCGAGTAGTCGATGTCGTCGTAGCCGACGGCCGAGTACATCGCGGCCTTGGCCTCCTCGGTCGGCTCGACCCGGATGTTGCGGTAGCGGGACAGGCCCGTACCGGCCGGGATGAGCTTACCGATGATGACGTTCTCCTTGAGGCCGATCAGGGAGTCCGACTTGGCGTTGATCGCCGCGTCGGTCAGAACCCTGGTCGTCTCCTGGAAGGACGCCGCCGACAGCCACGACTCGGTGGCGAGCGAGGCCTTGGTGATACCCATCAGCTGCGGACGGCCGGAGGCGGGGTGACCGCCCTCGGTGACCACACGACGGTTCTCGGTCTCGAACTTCGAGCGCTCGACGAGCTCGCCCGGCAGCAGCTCCGCGTCGCCGGACTCGATGATCGTCACCCGGCGCAGCATCTGCCGGATGATGATCTCGATGTGCTTGTCGTGGATCGACACACCCTGCGAGTTGTAGACCTTCTGGACCTCGCCGACCAGGTGGACCTGGACCGCGCGCTGACCGAGGATCCGCAGCACGTCGTGCGGGTTGGTGGCACCCACGGTGAGCTTCTGGCCCACCTCGACGTGGTCGCCCTCGCCCACCAGCAGACGGGCACGCTTCGAGATCGGGAACGGCGTCTCGTCGCTGCCGTCGTCCGGGGTGACGACGATCTTCTTGGTCTTCTCGGTCTCCTCGATACGGATGCGGCCGGCCGCCTCCGAGATCGGGGCGACACCCTTGGGCGTACGGGCTTCGAAGAGCTCGACGACTCGGGGCAGACCCTGGGTGATGTCGTCACCGGCCACACCACCGGTGTGGAAGGTACGCATCGTCAGCTGGGTACCGGGCTCACCGATGGACTGGGCGGCGATGATGCCGACCGCCTCACCGATGTCGACCAGCTTGCCGGTGGCGAGCGAGCGTCCGTAGCAGAAGGCACAGGTGCCGACCGCGGACTCACAGGTCAGGACCGAACGGGTCTTGACCTCCTCGACGCCGGCGCCCACCAGGGCGTCGATCAGGACGTCACCGAGGTCGACGTTGGCAGGCGCGATGACCTTGCCGTCGACGACGACGTCCTCGGCGAGCATGCGGGCGTAGACCGAGGTCTCGACGTCCTCCGTCTTGCGGAGCACACCGTCCGCACCCTTGACGGCGATCTTCAGCTTGAGGCCACGGTCGGTGCCGCAGTCCTCCTCGCGAATGATCACGTCCTGCGAGACGTCCACCAGACGACGGGTCAGGTAACCCGAGTCGGCGGTACGCAGGGCGGTGTCCGCCAGACCCTTACGGGCACCGTGCGTGGAGATGAAGTACTCCAGAACGGTCAGGCCCTCACGGAACGACGCCTTGATGGGACGCGGGATCGTCTCGTTCTTCGCGTTCGACACCAGACCACGCATACCCGCGATCTGACGCATCTGCATCATGTTTCCTCGGGCACCCGAGTCAACCATCATGAAGATGGGGTTCGTCTTCGGGAAGTTCGCGTTCATCGCCTCGGCAACCTCGTTGGTCGCCTTGGTCCAGATCGCGATGAGCTCCTGCGTGCGCTCGTCCTTGGTGATCAGACCGCGCTCGTACTGCTTCTGGACCTTCTCGTCCTGCGCCTCGTAGCCTTGGACGATGGCCTTCTTGGCCTCCGGCACGACGATGTCCGAAACGGAGACCGTGACGCCGGAACGGGTCGCCCAGTGGAAACCGGCCGCCTTCAGGTTGTCGAGCGTCGCCGCCACGATGACCTTGGGGTAGCGCTCGGCCAGGTCGTTGACGATCTCGGAGAGCTGCTTCTTGCCCACCGAGTAGTCGACGAACGGGTAGTCCTCGGGCAGCAGCTCGTTGAAGAGCGCGCGGCCCAGGCTCGTACGCAGCCGGAAGGTGTCACCCGGCTGGTACTCCGGCTCGCCCTCTTCAGCGACCGGCGGCACCCAGCCGCGCGGCGGGATGGTGCCCACCGGGAAGCGGATGTCGACCTGCGTCTGGAGCGAGAGCTCCCGGGCGTCGAAGGCCATGATCGCCTCGGCGGTGGAACCGAACGCTCGGCCCTGACCGATGACCTTGCGCTCCTCCTCGTCCGTGGTGAGGAAGAACAGGCCCAGCACCATGTCCTGGGTCGGCATGGTGACGGGACGACCGTCGGCCGGCTTCAGGATGTTGTTCGAGGACAGCATCAGGATGCGGGCCTCGGCCTGCGCCTCCGCGGAGAGCGGCAGGTGCACGGCCATCTGGTCACCGTCGAAGTCCGCGTTGAACGCGGTGCAGACGAGCGGGTGGATCTGGATGGCCTTGCCCTCGACCAGCTGCGGCTCGAAGGCCTGGATGCCGAGGCGGTGCAGGGTCGGTGCACGGTTCAGCAGCACCGGGTGCTCGGCGATGACCTCTTCGAGGACGTCGTACACCACGGTGCGGCCACGCTCGACCATGCGCTTGGCCGACTTGATGTTCTGCGCGTGGTTCAGGTCGACCAGGCGCTTCATCACGAACGGCTTGAAGAGCTCCAGCGCCATGGCCTTCGGCAGACCGCACTGGTGCAGCTTCAGCTGCGGACCGACGACGATCACGGAACGCGCGGAGTAGTCCACACGCTTACCGAGAAGGTTCTGACGGAATCGACCCTGCTTGCCCTTGAGCATGTCGCTCAGGGACTTCAGCGGGCGGTTACCCGGACCGGTGACCGGGCGACCACGGCGGCCGTTGTCGAACAGCGCGTCGACGGCCTCCTGCAGCATCCGCTTCTCGTTGTTCACGATGATCTCGGGGGCACCGAGGTCAAGGAGACGCTTGAGGCGGTTGTTGCGGTTGATCACACGGCGGTACAGGTCGTTCAGGTCGGAGGTCGCGAAGCGGCCACCGTCCAGCTGCACCATCGGACGCAGGTCCGGCGGGATGACCGGCACGCAGTCGAGCACCATGCCCTTGGGGCTGTTGCTGGTCTGCAGGAACGCGGAGACGACCTTGAGGCGCTTGAGCGCACGGGTCTTCTTCTGGCCCTTGCCGGTACGGATGATCTCGCGGAGGCGCTCGGCCTCCTCGTTGAGGTCGAAGGACTCCAGGCGCTTCTGCAGGGCAGCGGCACCCATGGAGCCGTCGAAGTACGTGCCGAAACGGTCACGCAGCTCGCGGTAGAGCAGCTCGTCGCCCTCGAGGTCCTGGACCTTGAGGTTCTTGAAGCGGTTCCACACCTCGTCGAGACGGTCGATCTCGCGCTGCGCACGGTCGCGCAGCTGCTTCATCTCACGCTCGGCACCTTCGCGCACCTTGCGGCGCACGTCGGCCTTGGCGCCCTCGGCCTCGAGCTCGGCCAGGTCGGTCTCGAGCTTCTTGGCACGAGCCTCCAGGTCGGAGTCGCGACGGTTCTCGACCTGCTGACGCTCGACGGAGACGTGCGCCTCCAGCGAGGGCAGGTCACGCGTACGGCGCTCCTCGTCCACGAACGTGATCATGTACGCGGCGAAGTAGATGACCTTTTCGAGGTCCTTCGGCGCGAGATCAAGCAGGTAGCCGAGGCGCGACGGAACGCCCTTGAAGTACCAGATGTGAGTGACGGGAGCGGCAAGCTCGATGTGGCCCATGCGCTCACGACGCACCTTGGCGCGCGTGACCTCCACGCCACAACGCTCACAAATGATGCCCTTGAAGCGGACACGCTTGTACTTGCCGCAGTAGCACTCCCAGTCCCGGGTCGGACCGAAGATCTTCTCGCAGAAGAGTCCGTCCTTTTCGGGCTTGAGCGTGCGGTAGTTGATGGTCTCCGGCTTCTTCACTTCGCCGTGCGACCAGGTCCGGATGTCGTCCGCGGTGGCAAGGCCGATCCGCAGCTCGTCGAAGAAGTTGACGTCGAGCACTTGTCGTCAATCCCTCTTTCGGGGTCGAGTCTCAATCAATGGTCTGAACGGGTCCGGGGCAGGGCCGGGGCCTCATGAGCGAGGCCCCGGCCAGACCCGTCAGACCTCTTCGACGCTGCTCGGCTCGCGCCGGGACAGGTCGATACCGAGCTCCTCCGCCGCGCGGAAGACGTCCTCGTCCGTGTCACGCATCTCGATGGACATGCCGTCCGAGGAGAGCACCTCCACGTTGAGGCAGAGCGACTGCATTTCCTTGATGAGCACCTTGAAGGACTCGGGGATGCCCGGCTCGGGGATGTTCTCGCCCTTGACGATGGCCTCGTAGACCTTCACGCGGCCGGTCACGTCGTCGGACTTGATCGTCAGCAGCTCCTGGAGGGCGTAAGCGGCGCCATATGCCTCCAGCGCCCACACCTCCATCTCACCGAAGCGCTGTCCACCGAACTGAGCCTTACCACCCAGCGGCTGCTGGGTGATCATGGAGTACGGGCCCGTCGAACGAGCGTGCAGCTTGTCGTCGACGAGGTGGTGGAGCTTGAGGATGTACATGTACCCGACCGAAACCGGGTCCGGGAACGGCTCGCCGGAGCGGCCGTCGAACAGGTGGGCCTTGCCGGAGGGCTGCACCAGGCGGTCGCCGTCGCGGTTCGGGATCGTGGCCTCGAAGAGACCGGAGATCTCGTCCTCGCGCGCACCGTCGAAGACGGGCGTGGCGACGTTGGTGCCGGGGGCGACCTGGTCGGCGCCGATGGCCTGCAGGCGCTTGGCCCACTCGTCACCGAGGCCGGAGACGTCCCAGCCACGGCTGGCGAGCCAGCCGAGGTGGATCTCCAGGACCTGTCCCGGGTTCATTCGGGACGGGACACCCAGCGGGTTGAGGATGATGTCGACCGGGGTGCCGTCCTCCAGGAACGGCATGTCCTCGATCGGGAGGATCTTCGAGATGACGCCCTTGTTGCCGTGACGGCCGGCGAGCTTGTCACCATCGGTGATCTTGCGCTTCTGCGCGACGTAGACGCGGACCAGCTGGTTCACGCCCGGCGGCAGCTCGTCGCCCTCTTCGCGGTCGAAGACGCGGACGCCGATGACCTTGCCGATCTCGCCGTGCGGGACCTTCAGCGAGGTGTCGCGCACCTCGCGCGCCTTCTCACCGAAGATCGCGCGGAGCAGGCGCTCCTCGGGGGTCAGCTCGGTCTCACCCTTGGGCGTGACCTTGCCGACGAGGATGTCACCGGCGACGACCTCGGCACCGATACGGATGATGCCGCGCTCGTCGAGGTCGGCGAGGACCTCTTCGGAGACGTTCGGGATGTCCCGGGTGATCTCCTCCGGGCCGAGCTTGGTGTCACGGGCGTCGACCTCGTGCTCCTCGATGTGGATCGAGGAGAGGACGTCGTCCTGCACGAGGCGCTGCGACAGGATGATCGCGTCCTCGTAGTTGTGGCCCTCCCACGGCATGAACGCCACGAGCAGGTTCTTGCCGAGCGCCATCTCACCGTTCTCGGTGGCCGGCCCGTCGGCGAGGACCTGGCCCTCGATGACCCGGTCGCCCTCGGAGACGACGACCTTCTGGTTGACCGAGGTGCCCTGGTTGGAGCGCGAGAACTTGGCGATGCGGTACGTGGTGTACGTGCCATCGTCGTTGGTGACGGTGATGTAGTCCGCGGAGACCTCCTGGACGACACCGTCCTTCTCGGCCTTCAGGACGTCACCGGCGTCGGTGGCGCAGCGGTACTCCATGCCCGTGCCGACGAGCGGGGCCTCCGACTTAATCAGCGGCACCGCCTGACGCATCATGTTCGCGCCCATGAGGGCACGGTTGGCGTCGTCGTGCTCCAGGAAGGGGATCATCGCGGTGGCGACGGACACCATCTGGCGCGGCGAGACGTCCATGTAGTCGACGTCGTCGCCCGGGATGTAGTCGACCTCTCCGCCACGACGGCGGACCAGGACGCGGGGCTCGGTGAACCGCATGTCCTCGGAGAGCGTCGCGTTCGCCTGGGCGATCACGAAGCGGTCTTCCTCGTCGGCGGTGATGTAGTCGACCTCGTCGGTGACCTGGCCGTCGACGACCTTGCGGTACGGCGTCTCGATGAAGCCGAACGCGTTGACACGTCCGTACGAGGCGAGCGAACCGATCAGACCGATGTTCGGGCCTTCAGGGGTCTCGATCGGGCACATGCGTCCGTAGTGGGACGGGTGCACGTCACGGACCTCGAAGCCGGCCCGCTCACGGGAGAGACCACCCGGGCCAAGCGCCGACAGACGGCGCTTGTGGGTGAGACCCGACAGCGGGTTGTTCTGGTCCATGAACTGCGACAGCTGGCTGGTGCCGAAGAACTCCTTGATGGAGGCGACGACCGGCCGGATGTTGATCAGGGTCTGCGGCGTGATCGCCTCGACGTCCTGAGTCGTCATGCGCTCACGCACGACGCGCTCCATACGGGCCAGACCCGTACGGACCTGGTTCTGGATGAGCTCGCCGACGTTACGCAGACGACGGTTGCCGAAGTGGTCGATGTCGT harbors:
- the tuf gene encoding elongation factor Tu; protein product: MAKAKFERTKPHVNIGTIGHIDHGKTTLTAAITKVLHDAYPDLNEASAFDQIDKAPEERQRGITISIAHVEYQTESRHYAHVDCPGHADYIKNMITGAAQMDGAILVVAATDGPMPQTKEHVLLARQVGVPYIVVALNKADMVDDEEILELVELEVRELLSEYEFPGDDLPVVKVSALKALEGDKEWGQSVLNLMAAVDEAIPQPERDVDKPFLMPIEDVFTITGRGTVVTGRIERGVLKVNETVDIVGIKQEKTTTTVTGIEMFRKLLDEGQAGENVGLLLRGIKREDVERGQVIIKPGSVTPHTEFEAQSYILSKDEGGRHTPFFNNYRPQFYFRTTDVTGVVTLPEGTEMVMPGDNTVMNVVLIQPVAMEEGLKFAIREGGRTVGAGQVTKILK
- the fusA gene encoding elongation factor G, which gives rise to MATTSLDLAKVRNIGIMAHIDAGKTTTTERILFYTGVSYKIGEVHDGAATMDWMEQEQERGITITSAATTCHWPLNDVDHTINIIDTPGHVDFTVEVERSLRVLDGAVTVFDGVAGVEPQSETVWRQADRYGVPRICFVNKLDRTGAEFHRCVDMIVDRLGAVPLVMQLPIGAEADFKGVVDLVSMKAFVWPEEAIKGEMYDTVDIPDTHIEAAQEWRGKLLEAVSENDDQMMELYLEGVEPTEEQLHEAIRRITLASKGGAGSVTVTPVFCGTAFKNKGVQPLLDAVVRYLPSPLDVEAIEGHDVKDPEVVVKRKPSDDEPFSGLAFKIASDPHLGKLTFVRIYSGRLEAGTAVLNSVKGKKERIGKIYRMHANKREEIASVGAGDIIAVMGLKQTTTGETLCDDKNPVILESMDFPAPVIQVAIEPKSKGDQEKLGVAIQRLSEEDPSFQVHSDEETGQTIIGGMGELHLEVLVDRMKREFRVEANVGKPQVAYRETIRKAVERIDYTHKKQTGGTGQFAKVQIALEPIEGGDASYEFVNKVTGGRIPREYIPSVDAGAQEAMQFGILAGYEMVGVRVTLLDGGYHEVDSSELAFKIAGSQAFKEGARKASPVLLEPMMAVEVTTPEDYMGDVIGDLNSRRGQIQAMEERSGARVVKGLVPLSEMFGYVGDLRSKTSGRASYSMQFDSYAEVPRNVAEEIIAKAKGE
- the rpsG gene encoding 30S ribosomal protein S7: MPRKGPAPKRPVIIDPVYGSPLVTSLINKILLNGKRSTAERIVYGAMEGLREKTGNDPVITLKRALENVKPSLEVKSRRVGGATYQVPIEVKPGRAATLALRWVVGYSRARREKTMTERLMNELLDASNGLGAAVKKREDTHKMAESNKAFAHYRW
- the rpsL gene encoding 30S ribosomal protein S12, which produces MPTIQQLVRKGRQDKVEKNKTPALEGSPQRRGVCTRVFTTTPKKPNSALRKVARVRLTSGIEVTAYIPGEGHNLQEHSIVLVRGGRVKDLPGVRYKIIRGSLDTQGVKNRKQARSRYGAKKEK
- a CDS encoding DNA-directed RNA polymerase subunit beta'; translation: MLDVNFFDELRIGLATADDIRTWSHGEVKKPETINYRTLKPEKDGLFCEKIFGPTRDWECYCGKYKRVRFKGIICERCGVEVTRAKVRRERMGHIELAAPVTHIWYFKGVPSRLGYLLDLAPKDLEKVIYFAAYMITFVDEERRTRDLPSLEAHVSVERQQVENRRDSDLEARAKKLETDLAELEAEGAKADVRRKVREGAEREMKQLRDRAQREIDRLDEVWNRFKNLKVQDLEGDELLYRELRDRFGTYFDGSMGAAALQKRLESFDLNEEAERLREIIRTGKGQKKTRALKRLKVVSAFLQTSNSPKGMVLDCVPVIPPDLRPMVQLDGGRFATSDLNDLYRRVINRNNRLKRLLDLGAPEIIVNNEKRMLQEAVDALFDNGRRGRPVTGPGNRPLKSLSDMLKGKQGRFRQNLLGKRVDYSARSVIVVGPQLKLHQCGLPKAMALELFKPFVMKRLVDLNHAQNIKSAKRMVERGRTVVYDVLEEVIAEHPVLLNRAPTLHRLGIQAFEPQLVEGKAIQIHPLVCTAFNADFDGDQMAVHLPLSAEAQAEARILMLSSNNILKPADGRPVTMPTQDMVLGLFFLTTDEEERKVIGQGRAFGSTAEAIMAFDARELSLQTQVDIRFPVGTIPPRGWVPPVAEEGEPEYQPGDTFRLRTSLGRALFNELLPEDYPFVDYSVGKKQLSEIVNDLAERYPKVIVAATLDNLKAAGFHWATRSGVTVSVSDIVVPEAKKAIVQGYEAQDEKVQKQYERGLITKDERTQELIAIWTKATNEVAEAMNANFPKTNPIFMMVDSGARGNMMQMRQIAGMRGLVSNAKNETIPRPIKASFREGLTVLEYFISTHGARKGLADTALRTADSGYLTRRLVDVSQDVIIREEDCGTDRGLKLKIAVKGADGVLRKTEDVETSVYARMLAEDVVVDGKVIAPANVDLGDVLIDALVGAGVEEVKTRSVLTCESAVGTCAFCYGRSLATGKLVDIGEAVGIIAAQSIGEPGTQLTMRTFHTGGVAGDDITQGLPRVVELFEARTPKGVAPISEAAGRIRIEETEKTKKIVVTPDDGSDETPFPISKRARLLVGEGDHVEVGQKLTVGATNPHDVLRILGQRAVQVHLVGEVQKVYNSQGVSIHDKHIEIIIRQMLRRVTIIESGDAELLPGELVERSKFETENRRVVTEGGHPASGRPQLMGITKASLATESWLSAASFQETTRVLTDAAINAKSDSLIGLKENVIIGKLIPAGTGLSRYRNIRVEPTEEAKAAMYSAVGYDDIDYSPFGTGSGQAVPLEDYDYGPYNQ